TATTGATAAGTCGTGACTAAAATTGCCGACCACTGAAGAATTTTCATATACTAGACAATTATAGTTAGTTAAATTccaactttaaaatatattttgtaatgttAGCGGTCATCAGCAGTGAATTTTCCCTTTTCTAATGGAAAGAAAATTCCATCGTTAAAGATTCAATACTGCGGATTGGCTCAAACGTTAAAATGGTAACATTAAGAAAATTGCAATGTGTTGATACATAGTACGTAGgattattaattagtttattcGATTTCTAGGCTCAGTCGTTCGAATAGTAACACATCATTTGCATTTCAATTAAAGAttgtaaatatgttttaaattgaTATTTACGCAATAGATAATATCCATTCTTTCTATTATAATGTCCACCATATATAAAACAACTACTCGATATAATCTTTCTTGGTATTATTTTTATTGCAGGCACATGCAAACGATGCATGAAGACCGACCAATCCTATTCTAGAGAAACCTCGCAACAACAATGAATGGTTGGTGTGATGCGACGTGAGGTCATCAAGGAAGAAAGTCACCGACGTGTATGGTCAAGATCTACCTAAAGCAAATCCTACCCGTGTTAGACGGCTCAGATTCTCTCAACGGCTATTGTAATACTTATTTCATGATCCAACAGTTCACATTAACTCGGCGGTGACCGTCCTACAATGTTTCCCGGGACTTGTGTTGTATTGCGCGAGTGCAATGTAAACTTGAAGGCTATAccataaaacaaataaacaaaataattagtgtaaaacaaataaataattagaaaaattaaattctatattaaacaaaataatacacATTATTATTGGTGGTTTCGTTTATAAAAGGAAGCAGCAGTGCCAGTTCCTAGCAAAAGGTTATAGGGTTCTTTAGAGTGAGCGAGAGTACATTTTTTTGGTGTAATCGAGAGTATATTTTCATCAAACGATCTCTAGGATCTTGTAATGGAAGTTTAAATATTAACATGTTTTAGAAACTTTCTTTTTCTCCATTTTTATCAACTTATAGGGCTTTCGATCGTAATATTTGGTAGATCGTTGCCATTAAAACGCATATACACAAGTATTATCTTTCTCTGATCTCCCTTGTTTTTCTTGTGCGATATCTTCTTAAAAATCATCTTCTCgtctttgttttattattttcgaaatattaATCGATGGAAACAATATCTATGAACCATTCACCGGGTAAACAAGTTTCGGGCTTGAGACCATTCAAGAACCCTAGAAGGAGGAGTTCTCGTGGTAAGCCTTCACGTTCCGGCGGAAGTTTGGCTCCACCGATCAATCCAACGTTTTCTTGGGGATCTTCACCAGCGTATCCTCCTCCTTACTACTCGGAGCCTCCTCTTCAACGTCTCAACagctcttctctctctcctcaacAAGTCAGCAGCTCTCAACCACGAGTCAGGAGCTCCACTATCCCGCGAGCTCAGGCAAGAGGTACAATGTTTGAAACACTGCAGAAGAAAGTAGagtaggcatgggcattcggggtcccaaacgggtttcggttttatccaatcgggttttggtttttcgggtttatcaaaatcagccccattcggattatatgaaagttcggttccggaccggttcgggttttatcgggttcgggtcggagttagtaaatcttcaaagaaccggtacaacccaatatactttcgggttcgggtcccaatcggtttttcggtttaaaagtacctgatttttacctattttataaccaaaacatgagtaaaatttgttcttcaattttaaaatacatgatttgtacctattttgtaactaaaacttaagtaaaaatcgattcaaaaataaggaacatcaaccgtgatcattcaaaatcaaacgaaaagtaaacatatttacttataaaaagaaaaccaaataaataaaagcataaaataaaaaccaagttctcatgaaatgagaaacattgtttaacgaaaacaaaatctaaatctaaatacttcaagattcaacggccatcttcaaccatcaaccttcatgtaatagaaccaccaaccttcatgtaatagataagtattttagatgttcaatatttcttagtgtattttggatagatattaggaattgagatcatgtttggtacaagatcttttcgaggttttgaatgtttcgggttctatcggatatccatttagattcgggttcggttcggataatacccataacccgaaataccacaaaacaagatccattcggtatttacgtcgggttcggatcggttcggattcatttttatcggatcggattcggtttgggttttcgggttcggtttatttgtccAGCCCTAAAGTAGAGTACATTGAAACTGTACCGGGACTAGCTAGAACCGGTTCGGTTCCGGTCCGGTCTAACCACCCGCGTGATTTCCCGAAAGGATTTGATGGTTATCCCGGTCCAGCGATCATGTTACTATCTCCTCCGCCGAGTAGTTTGCCCATACCTAGGTTTGCGATCAAACCGAAGCATCGTTGCAACGCAGAAGCTGCCGGGAAAGTGAATGACGTAGCCGCCGATAACATACGGCCAGCTTTACAGCTCCGGTGAAAGTGGTGCTACGTTAACGTTGAcgatattacaaataatatcATCCCATATGAGACTTATGGTCTTGGGTCTGTCTTGTTTTTAAAGTGATAGAACTCTCTCCTTTTGTGTGATTTGCTAAGCCGTAACTTTTTTAAAGGCTCCGCTAGCACAAAGTAGCCTTGCTAgaatatattttcttgttttgtgtttcctctttttatcaatactaataataaaGTTGCTGTTGAGTATAAGAGCATAAACTTATAAAAGCAATACACAAGGTTTTGATTATGACATTGAATACTTCAAGAGTTCCAAACATAAATGTCGGAAACATAACATAAAGTTTTGATGATGACACTGGATATTGTAAAACTTTAGTGAACCTATATTTGTCCACAACTGGGGCAAGTATAATACGTTGTTTGTCCTTTGTCTGATGATCCTGTCTATAcgtatataagaaaattaaaggCGAAAACATTATTTGACTTGAAAGAGAAGACAAAGTTGAAACACAAACCTTCATATGTAACATAAACAATTTAACATCATTGGTCACTAATAACACAATGGTGGCAAATGCAAAATAGATTATTACTAGAAGTTACTGAGCAAAGATGTCAGGATGGCCGAGTGGTCTAAGGCGCCAGACTCAAGTTCTGGTCTTCGAAAGAGGGCGTGGGTTCAAATCCCACTTCTgacaatgttttatttatttttttgcttatttttttttctttaactaaCCAAATGGTGTGGGCTTTCAAAATGGAAATAAGTATGCCCATCAGTTCTTCACTACAACATACACAGTTTTTTTATCATTGTCCTAGCCTCCTAGGATTGGTTATCTACCATAATATATAGATTGCTGTCAGTCAATTGAGGACATCTCTCCCTATCAATGTAACTCTTATATCAGAGCAAAATACAGGCAATGAAATAATGATAAAAGACTAATGAAAAACCATTTTCtttagtatgatatatatctaaaacataGCTTTATCGTCAAATTACAGAAACTTGGATGCGAAAATTACACTTGTTTCTCCACTATACTTGCCACTGAATGTTAAATCAGTAGACTTCAACGTTCCATTGCTCTGCCTTCTTCAACTGCTTCTTATAATCAAACCAGTCAATACCTAAACCATCACCAAACAAAACATCACAAAAGTTATTAACAATGCACAGGAGGTATCAAGATTTAAGAgtgttctctctttttttttgtcttaccGTCATTAGCAGCTAATGAGACCATAATGTCATCAattcctttctccatgcccttgaGCCCACACATGTAGACAAACGTGTTGTCTTTCTTCAACAACTCCCATAACTCTGGTGCGTACTGCGCCATTCTGGTCTGGATATACATTTTCTCTCCTTTATCGTTAGTTTCTTCTCTGCTTATAGCGTAATCAACCCTGAAATTCTCAGGTGCCTTTGCTTTCATCTTATCAAACTCCTGCAAATATTCAATAACAAAGGGAGGGaggttgatttgttttttttcaatagAAAGAAACTAAAAAGGGAACCAGAAGAAGAGTTAAAGTGTGTATGTGCCTCTGTGTAGAGCAATGAACTAGTGGTTGGTACGCCCAAGAACAGCCACGCTAAGCCATTAAACTGCATCACAATCATTGCAAAGACGTTAAGATTTTTGTTGTATTTTGTTCATAATCAAATATCTTATTGTCTAGAGCATTCACTTGCCTTGTAGTCATCATGTTTCTCGAAGAACATCTTCCACAAGAAAGACCTGAAAGGAGCTATTCCTGTCCCTGTGGCAAGCTGTGGTCGCCCATCAAGAAGAACAAAGGTTTTAGATCAAGACATAAGAACTTATAGAGGTTTAAAGGTAGAGAGACCATAATGACAGTGGCGTTCGGATCCTTAGGCATAAGCATTTCTTTCCCTACAGGACCAGTGAGCTTAACATCACTCCCTGGTTTCAAGTCACCtgcaaagcaaaaaaaaagaaatgaaatctCCAAACTCTGATAGATGAAAAGAAGTTATTTTCAGTGGCACTTACACAAGAAATTTGAGCAAACTCCTTTAACAACCTCTCCTGCATCATTAGTGTAAACAAGTCTTTTCACACACAAAGAAACCTGCAACAAACCTGTTCACTTAGCTAACCAAACAGAACATATCACATTCATTGTTGACAAGAGAAATAGTCTATTACGGTTTCAGAGTTGCCGAGGTCTCCAAGAGCGCTGCTTGCAATGGAGTAAAGCCTGACCTTGTGAGGCTTCCCATTCTTGTCAATCCCATCTGCAATCACACCAACAGATTGGCCTTCTCTGTACGGTATTTCACCTATCAAGACAAGACTACATGGATCACAACCAAGATATGAAGAATCATACAAGTTATAAAGTAGGAGACAAGTAAAATGGAATGATGATCCAAAAACCTTGATGGCTGAAAACCATGTGCCAGGTCTCTCCAGGGGCATCATCAGCTGTGATCTTGGTGTTGAGAAGGACTTTGCCTGTGTAAGGCTCTTTTGGTCTGTACTTGTTGGTGATCACACCTTCCTCGTTCTTCTTTGACTCTTTCTCTACTTTCTTCACAGCAGGAGGAGTATCTGTTGTGACTTCGGCTCTTACCGAAAACACTCTTCTGCTTGTCGCTACATTGTTGCTTTTGTAGGAAAAACCACCctacacaacacaacaacaacaacaacaaaacaagagAGATACCTAATCAAGATCCCATCAAAATACCAGATGAAACTCAAGACACTGGACTTCCAAAAGAAGTTCCAAACTTCACTAAACAACAAGCCAGAGACTCAATCATTATCCTGTAGTGAGAAGAGTTAAAACAATACCTTACCAAACCTGATCCTTTCAGGAGCAATGGCACAGCTTGTAGCTGGAAGAAAAGAAGATTTTGAAGATGTGAGAGAGACAGCAGCATTCAAAGCAGTCGCCATTATAGAGGAAATGAAATGAAACTAGGATAAAATATCAAGGGAGTATAAAAAGGAATCAGAAGGAGAAAGATAAGAAAAGAGGATTACAAGACATTTGTGTGTGTTTGGGTGGATGAGGTTTGATTTGAAGTAGAAGAAGAGAGTATCTTCTTTGATCAAACTTGTGGTTACGGTTTACTTGACTAGAACCAGCTTACATatcccttttgtttttttttttcctttaaaatatCTTCTGTGCATATATAAAGTGTACATAGATCAAGAGAATCATATAAAATCACATGTGTAATGAATATTCAAGAATGAGAGGAGCAAGAGATTAGACTAACAAAATCACAACTCTTCAGTTGAATCCACTTGAAATCTTTGTTACATTACAATGCTTGAAACCTcacaaataatacataaaaagtGAGTAACAGCTGCTAGATGCAATCTAATGCTAAGGTTCCTATCTAAATAAGGTGAAGAACTATATAAGCTAATATACATCAGAGGGATGATCCTAAATACAGAGATATATTAACTTGCAATCCCCTAAATCTAACACAATCAGCCAATAACTCCAGAAGGTGGAGACTTTAACTTGGGAAGCCTAAACGTGGAAGTAAACAGCTTTGGGATCACTGAAACTGTGGCTGGCGTGGTCTTGTTCTCTCGTTTCCTCTTTGCGCTTTTAATTTCCTGAAATCAAAGATTCAAAAAATGATAAGCTGCTTGAAAATAAACCAAGACACACACGCATACTAAAGTAAAGATTCACAACTACCTCCTGATTAGGTGTTGATGCAGCTAGCTTCTCTTTCTTAGTAGATACGGTGTTACTATTGTTACCTTTGTCACGAGTTGTGCATCTAGTTAAAACAGGTGTAAAGCTACGAGACTTCTTCAGAGACTCTCGTTCCCGCGAGAGCTTTGAGATCTCCTCATCTCTCTTCCTAGAATCCGTTTCCATCTCAGCAACCTTAGCCTTTAAGCTTGAGATAACCTCATCTTTCTCTTGATTAGATGACTGAAGCTGCTCTTGAAAAGATAAAAGACTCGCTATTTTGCTATTAGCTTGAGAAATCtcgtcttctctcttcttcaactTATCAGTAAACCCGCTCTCGATACATTTAAGCTgactccaaacaaacccattctCTCGTGAAAGATCAGATACTTCACGTTTCTTCTCGGAAGCGAGCTTCTCATACTCAAGCTTCAGTTTTCTCATCTCAGCTTCCAATGAGCTGCTGCCACTTTCCTTCTGCGTATCAGAAAAGGAAGAAAGCTTTTAGTTAAGAGATTCCACAACAacaaaagattcaaactttgaCTTACATTTGTATTGAGAGTGAGGAAATCAAACCAAGCCTTGAAGTCATCTCTCTCGTCCACTGTCTGTTCTGAAGTAAAAAGAACGAAACTTTGATAAGAAAGGAGCCAACTTTGAATTCAATTTACACAAATCTTCACTCACCTAGCTTCAAATTGCAAAGAGAATGATCCCTTTCCTTAAATCCAGACAAGAGATTGCATTTAGCGGTCTCAAAGAACTGCATCATCTCCCTCGTTTCAATCTCTCTATTCATCTGAACAGACATTGAGAGAGAGCGTGAAACCCCTTAAGAAACCATAACTTTTTTAGCCGAAACAAAGGAGAAGAGGGTTTAGTTCTTACAAGAGAGAGTTGTTCCTCGTGGTTACGAGCATCAGAGATCCAGTTCTCGTGTTGAGATTTGAGCTTATCTTCGAGGACCTTCCTGTCTTTAAGGAGAGATTCGACCTCGTCTTGTTTCGTCTGAAGAATCTTTACCAAAGTCTTGAAGAGTTTGTCCCAGCTTTTTCGATCCGTAGAATCTCCAGAAGATTTCTTACCCATCCTGCAATAAAAAACAAAGTTCCAATTCCAATCCAAGAAGCAACAGTCGCAGaagagttagagagagagagagagagggggaaaAAAAAGAGTTCCAATTCCGATTCGAAGAAGCAAAAGTCGCAAAAGAGTTAGAGAGAGAGGGTTAGGTTTAAGAGAGAGAGTTAGAGATAGATTTAGACCGTTGAGTGTATTTGTAGTTTAATTTACAGCTACACGCGCTCTCTAATGGGCCCTCTTAATTGGGCCTCGGTTCAGACATGATATGGGGATATGACATTTGTATTGGGCATTCGGTTCGATCTTTcgatttttcgattttttagGGCATGATTAACCCGAATCTCTTAGATGGGGTTTTTAATTCATGATTTGacactttttctttttatacttTTTGGCTAAGAAAcagctcttatatctcttatttaagagacggttcttaacttttcttagttaaaattttaaaaacgctAAGAATCGTCTCTTAGCCGAAGATAAGAACATCAGTTAAGAGACTAAGGTTAATGATGATCTTAGTTAGAGATTCAGGATTCATTCGGATATTTAGAAAGTTCAATTCGAttcatgtttgtttttttggttctcAGTTCAGTTCGGGTATCaaagttaagaaccgtctaATATCCGAAATATTTTTGGATCTCATTCAATTCCGTTTTTCTGTAAAATTTAggtaaaaatcagaaaattgagaattttaagattaaatatcaatttttaggtttttgaattaaaattaggataattcgcataatttaaaacatttggataaaaaaatattatggtattttttttgggtattttggtttataagtaattatttgattattttaaaagcTTATTGGCGATATAGCCATATCTGAATGATAAATTAAGTAAcactgattttgacataattcaGTATCAGGCTTTTTggtatttgaattattatttaaacCGAACTGAAGTATGGTACGGATACGATTTGGGGATAAACCAAACCGGTTCTAGGGTAAATAAAATACTGTACGTAGATGCAAAAGAAAAGGAGAGACGTAGCAAGTTAGGTCGTTTGCAAAAAACAGAAACTATCAGCCTCTCACCTAACAGCTTCTCTCTACCTTCACCCACGTGTCTTCTTCGCGAAAGACATGGCCTTATTGTATGGTTGCGTCAAAGAAACATGCATTCTCCATTGAAAACGAAGACGAAGTTAGTAATAATCACACACTCATATCATCAGAGccaatagagagagagagagagatctgaaaAGATGAAGGCGGAGAAGAGTCCGATTCAGACCGTGATGTCGTGGATTCGCCGGCAGCCACCGAAGGTAAAGGCGTTTCTTTGTGTTGTTACGGCAATGACGATCCTCGTCTTCCTCAGGGTCATTGTACACGAGCACGACAACCTTTTCATCGCTTCCGAGGCTGTCCATGCCGTTGGGATCTCAGTTCTTATCTACAAACTCACCAAGGAGAAGACATGCGCTGGTATAATTCCAACCTTTTGAGTCTTTGTAATGATCGAATCGTCTGATGACGTTTTGATGATATGTCATCATCAACAGGGATTTCTCTCAAGACGCAGGAGCTAACGGCTTTGTTTCTGGCCGTGAGATTGTATTGTAGCTTTGTAATGGAGTTTGATCTTCACACGTTACTTGATTCTGCCACGTTGGCGACGACCCTTTGGGTCATCTATATGATCCGGTTCAACCTTAGACCGACGTATATGGAAGACAAAGATAACTTTGCCATCTACTACGTTGTATGTTATACCAccaaactcgttttaggctttCTTTGTTTTGACTCTATGCATGAGACTGATTTTGTTGTGATATCTCAAGTTACACATAGATATCTTGAGAGAGCTTCCTCATCACATTTAAAACTTGTTTAGTCGTATTAAAACAGTAGTCTAAGAGAATCTTGTTCATTGATAGGAGGagtaataatattattgtatCATTAGAATCTTGACATTGTAATATGtgtttttgagaattttttttgtttgtttgcttttcAGGTAGTCCCATGTGCTGTTGTGTCTTTGCTCATTCATCCATCTACACGTCATCACATCATAAACAGGCTCTTTTGGGCCTTCTGTGTTTATCTTGAAGCTGTTTCAGTTCTTCCTCAATTAAGGGTCATGCAGAACACTAAGGTATATATATTGTTCacttttaacaaaacaaatacatgTTCTGTCTGAATCATCCTCAAAGTTTGATGTCTTCTTGTCAGATCGTGGAACCATTCACAGCACATTACGTATTTGCTTTGGGAATCGCTAGGTTCTTGAGTTGTGCACACTGGATCCTTCAGGTTCTTATGttacacataatatatatactctTCGTTATTTTATCGTTTTACATCTTCTGAATTAACGATTTGAGACGCGTGTAGGTGTTGGATACGAGAGGGAGGTTACTGACTGCATTAGGGTATGGACTATGGCCTTTAATGGTCCTTCTCTCTGAAATCATCCAAACTTTCATCCTTGCAGATTTCTGCTATTACTATGTTCAGAGGTAAAAACGTCCTTCTTACAGTATATATTAATTGCCAATGTATATTGTAGAAACTGTTGTTGAAAGAGTTTTAAATGTCTAAAGATTTGGAACCTCTTGTTGTTCTTGTGGTCAGTTTAATGGGTGGACAGCTCGTTCTGCGTCTTCCTTCTGGTGTGGTATAAGGAGCTTTGTGAAATGGATTGCTTGAGCTTGTATGGATgtttaaacttttaattttattagagACTTTGTGAgatgtaatttaaaatttttgctagCAAAGAAGTCTTGGCTAGAATTAGTACTTTTTATAATAATGGTAATTCTGATCTTGTTGTGACTCGGTCCACTCGGAGAACATGGACGCAAACGGATCATCCAAAAATAAGATGAAAAACGCCGTGTTGTTCTCTAACATTCATGGAAGACAGCACCAAGTGTGAGGTCGGTTTTGGTTGATTGAATATAGAAAATGTTCCTCAAATATTAACTAGCGTAACGTGCAGAGACTGTGAATACCGTTTATTGGCTGAGAGGTTAGTTAATCCCCTTGACATATCTGCTAGAATTAATTTTACAAATGTTAATTATCCGAGCTCTCTTATCTCCTCTTCATTATCAAACACGTTATAGTATTTTTACGGGAAGATACACTGATACACATGGAATTAATTTCATCAGCCTTGTGTCATGTATACACGCAAACAAGGCATTAGTAAGTGGATACATTATGCTAcgaaataaaacatcaaatatttaaCAGTTTATACATATGATAAAACGTTA
The sequence above is drawn from the Brassica napus cultivar Da-Ae chromosome A8, Da-Ae, whole genome shotgun sequence genome and encodes:
- the LOC106444590 gene encoding uncharacterized protein LOC106444590 encodes the protein METISMNHSPGKQVSGLRPFKNPRRRSSRGKPSRSGGSLAPPINPTFSWGSSPAYPPPYYSEPPLQRLNSSSLSPQQVSSSQPRVRSSTIPRAQARGTMFETLQKKVDPKVEYIETVPGLARTGSVPVRSNHPRDFPKGFDGYPGPAIMLLSPPPSSLPIPRFAIKPKHRCNAEAAGKVNDVAADNIRPALQLR
- the LOC106440750 gene encoding uncharacterized protein LOC106440750, encoding MGKKSSGDSTDRKSWDKLFKTLVKILQTKQDEVESLLKDRKVLEDKLKSQHENWISDARNHEEQLSLMNREIETREMMQFFETAKCNLLSGFKERDHSLCNLKLEQTVDERDDFKAWFDFLTLNTNKESGSSSLEAEMRKLKLEYEKLASEKKREVSDLSRENGFVWSQLKCIESGFTDKLKKREDEISQANSKIASLLSFQEQLQSSNQEKDEVISSLKAKVAEMETDSRKRDEEISKLSRERESLKKSRSFTPVLTRCTTRDKGNNSNTVSTKKEKLAASTPNQEEIKSAKRKRENKTTPATVSVIPKLFTSTFRLPKLKSPPSGVIG
- the LOC106440749 gene encoding ferredoxin--NADP reductase, leaf isozyme 2, chloroplastic-like — protein: MATALNAAVSLTSSKSSFLPATSCAIAPERIRFGKGGFSYKSNNVATSRRVFSVRAEVTTDTPPAVKKVEKESKKNEEGVITNKYRPKEPYTGKVLLNTKITADDAPGETWHMVFSHQGEIPYREGQSVGVIADGIDKNGKPHKVRLYSIASSALGDLGNSETVSLCVKRLVYTNDAGEVVKGVCSNFLCDLKPGSDVKLTGPVGKEMLMPKDPNATVIMLATGTGIAPFRSFLWKMFFEKHDDYKFNGLAWLFLGVPTTSSLLYTEEFDKMKAKAPENFRVDYAISREETNDKGEKMYIQTRMAQYAPELWELLKKDNTFVYMCGLKGMEKGIDDIMVSLAANDGIDWFDYKKQLKKAEQWNVEVY
- the LOC106444591 gene encoding ER lumen protein-retaining receptor erd-2.2-like; the encoded protein is MKAEKSPIQTVMSWIRRQPPKVKAFLCVVTAMTILVFLRVIVHEHDNLFIASEAVHAVGISVLIYKLTKEKTCAGISLKTQELTALFLAVRLYCSFVMEFDLHTLLDSATLATTLWVIYMIRFNLRPTYMEDKDNFAIYYVVVPCAVVSLLIHPSTRHHIINRLFWAFCVYLEAVSVLPQLRVMQNTKIVEPFTAHYVFALGIARFLSCAHWILQVLDTRGRLLTALGYGLWPLMVLLSEIIQTFILADFCYYYVQSLMGGQLVLRLPSGVV